One genomic segment of Drosophila melanogaster chromosome 3L includes these proteins:
- the Gug gene encoding grunge, isoform H: MAASTQGEIRVGPGHQVNDVYAKLPDYNPISSFPIDKETDERELEESRWSPGVVADGDLLMFLRAARSMAAFQGMCDGGLEDGCLAASRDDTTINALDVLHDSGYDPGKALQALVKCPVSKGIDKKWTEDETKKFIKGLRQFGKNFFRIHKDLLPHKDTPELVEFYYLWKKTPGANNNRPHRRRRQSALRRNRVTRANNSNSNTPPKKEDTPEPQTATTATAAATAASETASRSSPAVSKEENSSLTEDDASECDSDSSLTHKRDESPSRMRTRNKQQNNNSSTSSGNNTAGNGGGNATSISSGSTGGGAAGGNSSSKDQSANAVANGKRPKRGSETPDVSGGASVDSPKTPTKAVAESSANKRKGGKQDTPNKKKRTEQESNEPSAHEENAIKEKRKRPDSPVESMNSDSRPDSVLDDGESNTTDTTTAEQQSTKDSKETVSCKEEREMVTNDLEAKAEEKAIKAEALAEDSKDSAIKNMDEETNIQAPSSADTSLVDGPNPNALPSPVAAPITMKVPTIATVEALNASVDRKEAIEKMESCDSDPEMLKKLATIKQEVSPQQQQHMQQQSQQQMQQQLAPVGIPQPPSCPPSESVYIKKEPMEDSMDATCNQNSNEPQDLKVKIEIKNEDALKHSAGGLPPSGPCAPPSALHPLSGAPVESGQEPLHLQHMPHGQVTTQPPPGYLIDGQLKYGPSGQGVPPQPPQLHSDAAGGVSGAPPGAPTTPQKYPPEMEMKFAPQDLKYPPPPPLDALKYSQEMQAAAAAAAAAGKYDMKYMMEQQGKYNVELSAAHQPPSKPGYQDSLKIPDIKPGFGHLPHNVGSPLDAAHKYGPPPTSQESQQQQPQPPAHQVPPGATPPPGIAMPKPHYQHDVQTPPLGRPFEPTGLMLKYGDPLAAKYGPPQDLKYPMPPVSQAGPADVKPYGGENLIKSSPYGPPPESPIDASARSTPGQDSQGSNSNSQPPSMPPQPQQFQSPHPSPHMPSPAGGGLPPGMHPQNLIHGPPPGAAGGSGPQPPPPPTSLHQPTPTSAGPPSLQHGLHPGHQHSQLSVASSIPPSSIGIPPTLSTMAPSHMHPHLHPHAHLQGLHRPHDLPPSMHPHAPMPLSLQGHPQHGHGLPPSHTSQQQQQQQQQQQPGGPAGTVRTPSPAQQPPRSMHDPQSSREPPTSQPSTTMAGSSGPGGPPPQQSPHAHRTSPLPGLAGSGPPPPGLIGHPMAIHPHLAHLPPGHPAHAALAHPGHHLLSHSIAGLGPGGGPIALLAGPGGLGGIPESALSRRTPPSHLPHSHASSAPLTAHSVASMTSTSMSLTTSTVPSSAFSRASPSVQISSSGGGPSGPGSVGPGGMPNSSAAAAAAAAAHRAASPASSVSSLSRQSPLHPVPQSPLSHHPSSSALSAAAAAVAERDRHALMRQQSPHMTPPPVSNASLMASPLSKMYAPQPGQRGLGTSPPPHLRPGASPPVIRHPQMPLPLPLIAPGGGIPQIGVHPGQSPYPHPLLHPSVFYSPHHHPFNSPYGYAPYGPGFPAYMKPPPQPGQLDPAAVMAAHHAGLQGPPPQQMRQDEQNAAAAAAQAAAEKQHQAAAAAAAQQHKAPQQQQPGGMPPNKPPTPKTPQGPGGGMPPGMGGPGTPTGLPPGAYPGSHMPGYPQGPPHGSPFAPQDGQPHGLKPTSHMDALRAHAHSANSAGMGGGHHPTEPLPIDIEPDPEPEIPSPTHNIPRGPSPEAKPDDTECHRSQSAIFVRHIDRGDYNSCTRTDLIFKPVADSKLARKREERDRKLAEKERERRQQQQQQQQQQQQQQAAAAQQAAQQAKMKAELKPPYADTPALRQLSEYARPHVAFSPVEQMVPYHHPMGPMYRERELEEIKNAQAAAASQSRLDPHWMEYYRRGIHPSQFPLYANPAISQMERERLGIPPPHHVGLDPGEHMVRMPQPPEAGFQLPPNVGQYPRPNMLIPREPHSDVLLRMSYADQLQAAEFQRQSLHDQYFRQRPR; encoded by the exons ATGGCGGCCTCCACTCAAGGAGAAATTCGAGTGGGTCCCGGCCACCAGGTAAACGATGTCTAT GCAAAACTGCCCGATTATAATCCAATCTCAAGCTTCCCCATCGACAAGGAAACCGATGAACGTGAACTAGAGGAATCAAGATGGAGTCCAGGCGTTGTGGCCGATGGCGACTTGTTAATGTTCTTGCGTGCGGCTCGATCCATGGCTGCATTTCAAGGAATGTGTGATGGTGGTTTAGAAGACGGTTGTTTGGCTGCTAGTCGCGACGACACTACAATAAACGCACTCGACGTG CTCCACGATTCTGGCTACGATCCAGGCAAAGCTCTACAAGCGCTCGTAAAGTGCCCCGTTTCGAAGGGCATCGACAAGAAGTGGACCGAGGACGAAACAAAGAAATTCATCAAGGGTCTGCGTCAGTTTGGGAAGAACTTCTTCCGCATCCATAAGGACTTGCTGCCGCACAAGGACACGCCGGAGCTGGTCGAGTTCTACTATCTGTGGAAGAAGACGCCCGGCGCGAACAATAATCGGCCACACAGGCGACGCCGCCAAAGCGCCCTGCGACGCAACCGTGTCACGCGggccaacaacagcaacagcaacactcCTCCGAAGAAGGAGGACACTCCAGAACCACAAACTGCGACGACGGCGACGGCGGCGGCAACCGCGGCGTCCGAGACGGCGAGTCGCTCCTCGCCCGCTGTCTCCAAGGAGGAGAACAGCTCGCTCACCGAGGACGACGCCAGCGAGTGCGACAGTGATTCGAGTCTGACCCACAAAAGGGATGAATCACCCTCAAGGATGAGGACGCGTAACAAGcaacagaacaacaacagcagcaccagcagcggTAACAACACGGCCGGCAACGGTGGCGGTAACGCCACATCCATAAGCAGCGGATCAACCGGCGGCGGTGCCGCTGGCGGCAATAGTTCGTCTAAGGATCAATCAGCCAACGCCGTGGCTAATGGCAAGCGACCCAAGAGGGGCTCCGAAACACCGGACGTTTCCGGCGGAGCCTCGGTCGATAGTCCCAAGACACCGACGAAGGCTGTGGCCGAGAGTTCAGCCAATAAGCGCAAGGGTGGCAAGCAGGATACGCCCAACAAGAAGAAGCGAACGGAGCAGGAGTCCAACGAGCCAAGCGCCCATGAGGAGAATGCCATCAAGGAGAAGCGCAAGCGACCGGACAGCCCGGTTGAGAGTATGAACTCGGATAGCAGACCGGATTCAGTGCTCGACGATGGGGAATCGAATACCACGGACACCACCACCGCCGAGCAGCAGTCCACAAAGGACAGCAAGGAGACGGTCAGCTGCAAGGAGGAGCGCGAAATGGTCACCAACGATCTGGAGGCCAAGGCCGAGGAAAAGGCCATCAAGGCAGAGGCTTTGGCCGAAGACAGCAAGGATAGCGCCATCAAGAACATGGACGAGGAGACAAACATCCAGGCGCCTAGCAGTGCAGACACTAGTTTGGTGGATGGTCCTAATCCCAATGCCCTGCCCAGTCCGGTAGCCGCACCAATCACAATGAAGGTACCAACAATTGCCACCGTTGAGGCGCTGAACGCGTCCGTCGACCGCAAGGAGGCCATCGAGAAGATGGAGTCGTGCGACAGCGATCCGGAGATGCTTAAAAAACTGGCAACCATTAAGCAGGAAGTATctccgcagcagcaacagcacatGCAACAGCAATCacagcagcagatgcagcagcaactcgcTCCAGTTGGCATACCGCAACCTCCGTCTTGCCCGCCATCGGAATCAGTCTATATCAAAAAAGAGCCCATGGAGGACTCGATGGACGCCACCTGCAATCAGAACAGCAACGAACCGCAGGACCTGAAGGTGAAGATCGAGATTAAAAACGAGGATGCATTGAAGCATAGTGCTGGAGGTCTGCCGCCTTCAGGTCCGTGTGCACCGCCTTCAGCTCTACATCCGCTTTCCGGAGCTCCGGTAGAGAGCGGCCAGGAGCCACTGCACCTGCAACACATGCCTCATGGGCAAGTAACGACGCAACCGCCCCCTGGCTACCTAATTGATGGCCAGCTAAAGTATGGACCATCGGGACAAGGCGTGCCTCCACAGCCACCACAACTGCACAGCGATGCGGCTGGAGGAGTCAGCGGAGCACCACCTGGAGCGCCAACCACGCCCCAGAAGTATCCGCCCGAGATGGAGATGAAGTTCGCTCCTCAGGATCTCAAGTATCCCCCACCGCCGCCTCTAGATGCACTCAAGTACAGCCAGGAGATGCAagctgcggcggcggcagcggctgcTGCTGGCAAATACGATATGAAGTATATGATGGAACAGCAGGGCAAGTACAATGTGGAGTTGTCAGCTGCCCATCAGCCGCCAAGCAAGCCAGGCTACCAGGACTCGCTTAAGATACCCGATATTAAGCCCGGTTTCGGCCACCTGCCGCACAACGTGGGCTCTCCGCTGGACGCCGCCCATAAATACGGACCGCCTCCGACGTCGCAAGAgtcccagcaacagcaaccccAGCCGCCGGCACATCAGGTACCGCCGGGAGCAACTCCACCACCTGGTATCGCCATGCCCAAGCCGCACTATCAACACGATGTGCAAACACCACCGTTGGGACGGCCCTTCGAGCCGACCGGACTTATGCTCAAGTATGGCGATCCATTGGCAGCCAAATACGGCCCGCCCCAGGATCTCAAGTACCCGATGCCTCCGGTCTCTCAGGCGGGACCAGCGGACGTAAAGCCCTATGGCGGCGAGAATCTGATCAAGTCCTCACCGTACGGACCGCCGCCGGAGAGTCCTATCGATGCCTCTGCGCGCTCTACACCTGGTCAGGACAGCCAGGGCAGCAATAGCAATTCACAGCCGCCCTCAATGCCCCCGCAACCGCAGCAGTTCCAGTCGCCGCATCCCTCGCCGCATATGCCTTCGCCAGCAGGAGGTGGTCTACCACCGGGAATGCATCCGCAAAATCTCATCCACGGCCCGCCACCAGGTGCAGCGGGTGGCAGTGGTCCCCAGCCACCTCCACCGCCCACATCGCTACACCAGCCAACGCCCACGTCTGCAGGTCCACCCAGTCTGCAACATGGACTACATCCTGGCCATCAACACTCACAGCTGTCTGTGGCATCATCGATACCGCCGAGCTCGATTGGAATTCCTCCCACGCTCTCGACTATGGCGCCCTCGCACATGCACCCGCACCTTCATCCACATGCGCATCTGCAGGGTCTCCATCGGCCGCACGATCTGCCGCCCAGTATGCATCCACATGCACCCATGCCGCTGTCGTTGCAGGGACATCCGCAGCACGGACATGGATTGCCGCCCTCGCACACTtctcagcaacagcagcagcagcaacaacaacaacagcccgGCGGACCAGCTGGTACGGTGCGAACTCCGTCACCAGCCCAGCAGCCGCCGAGATCCATGCACGATCCGCAATCGTCTCGAGAGCCGCCCACATCGCAGCCTTCGACCACTATGGCAGGATCGAGTGGTCCGGGTGGACCACCGCCGCAACAGTCGCCGCATGCGCATCGCACATCACCGTTGCCAGGGCTCGCGGGTAGTGGTCCTCCACCCCCGGGACTCATCGGTCATCCGATGGCCATACACCCGCACCTAGCCCACTTGCCGCCCGGACATCCCGCTCACGCAGCGCTGGCCCATCCTGGACACCATCTGCTGTCGCACTCGATAGCGGGCTTGGGTCCTGGTGGTGGACCCATCGCGTTGCTGGCCGGTCCCGGCGGTCTTGGTGGTATTCCAGAGTCCGCTCTAAGTCGCCGCACCCCGCCCTCACATCTGCCACACTCGCATGCCTCTTCGGCCCCACTGACGGCTCACTCGGTGGCCAGTATGACGTCTACCAGTATGTCGCTGACCACCAGCACGGTGCCATCGTCCGCCTTTAGCCGCGCCAGTCCCAGCGTACAGATCTCGAGCAGTGGAGGAGGACCTTCAGGGCCCGGAAGCGTTGGACCTGGAGGAATGCCAAACTCGTCGGCAGCAGCGGCTGCTGCGGCAGCTGCTCATCGGGCAGCCTCACCGGCATCCAGCGTAAGCAGCCTAAGTCGGCAGAGTCCGCTGCATCCGGTGCCGCAGTCGCCGCTCAGCCATCATCCCTCGTCCTCTGCGTTAtccgccgcagcagctgctgtGGCGGAGCGGGATCGACATGCGCTGATGCGTCAGCAATCGCCACACATGACTCCACCCCCGGTGTCCAACGCCTCTTTAATGGCGAGTCCTCTGAGCAAGATGTACGCTCCTCAACCGGGTCAGAGAGGCTTGGGAACATCACCGCCACCGCATTTGCGGCCAGGAGCATCGCCGCCGGTCATTCGTCACCCGCAGATGCCTCTACCGTTGCCACTGATTGCGCCTGGCGGAGGAATCCCGCAGATTGGAGTGCATCCGGGTCAGTCACCGTATCCGCACCCGCTTCTGCATCCCTCGGTATTCTACTCGCCGCATCACCATCCATTTAATTCGCCATATGGCTATGCGCCCTATGGTCCTGGATTCCCGGCATACATGAAGCCGCCACCACAGCCGGGACAGCTCGATCCGGCAGCCGTGATGGCGGCCCACCATGCCGGATTGCAAGGACCGCCGCCCCAGCAGATGCGCCAGGACGAGCAGAATGCAGCGGCCGCCGCTGCACAAGCAGCTGCTGAGAAACAACACCAAgcggctgcagcagcggcagcccAGCAGCACAAGgcgccgcaacaacaacagcctgGCGGAATGCCACCCAACAAACCGCCGACGCCAAAGACGCCACAGGGTCCGGGCGGTGGGATGCCCCCAGGAATGGGTGGACCGGGAACACCGACGGGACTGCCGCCAGGTGCCTATCCTGGCAGCCATATGCCGGGATATCCACAAGGGCCGCCTCATGGGTCACCCTTTGCGCCACAAGATGGTCAGCCTCACGGCTTGAAGCCCACATCGCACATGGACGCCCTGCGAGCGCATGCACACTCAGCCAACTCGGCGGGTATGGGCGGTGGACACCATCCGACGGAGCCAT TGCCCATTGATATTGAACCGGATCCAGAGCCAGAGATTCCCAGTCCAACGCACAATATACCACGTGGTCCCAGTCCCGAAGCAAAACCGGACGACACCGAATGCCATCGCTCTCAGTCTGCCAT ATTTGTGCGCCACATCGATCGTGGGGATTACAATTCGTGCACGAGAACAGATTTGATCTTCAAGCCGGTGGCCGACTCAAAGTTGGCCCGCAAGCGTGAAGAACGCGACCGCAAGCTGGCCGAAAAGGAGCGTGAGCGGCGACAG cagcagcagcaacaacaacagcagcagcaacaacagcaagcaGCGGCCGCGCAACAGGCGGCACAGCAAGCCAAGATGAAGGCTGAGCTGAAGCCACCGTATGCGGATACGCCGGCACTGCGTCAACTGTCCGAGTACGCTCGTCCCCACGTCGCCTTCAG TCCTGTTGAACAGATGGTGCCATATCATCATCCAATGGGCCCCATGTACAGAGAGAG GGAACTGGAGGAGATTAAAAACGCACAAGCTGCTGCGGCGAGTCAATCCCGACTAGATCCGCACTGGATGGAATACTATCGACG CGGCATCCACCCCTCGCAGTTCCCGCTGTATGCGAATCCGGCGATATCGCAGATGGAGAGGGAGCGTCTGGGAATTCCACCTCCGCACCATGTGGGGTTGGACCCGGGCGAGCACATGGTGCGTATG CCGCAACCACCGGAGGCCGGTTTCCAACTGCCAC CGAATGTTGGCCAGTATCCGCGGCCAAATATGCTTATACCTAGGGAGCCGCACTCGGATGTCCTGCTGCGCATGTCCTATGCCGACCAACTACAG GCCGCCGAGTTTCAGCGACAGTCCCTGCATGATCAGTACTTTAG ACAACGGCCCAGATAA